One window of Oscillibacter hominis genomic DNA carries:
- a CDS encoding DUF4179 domain-containing protein has protein sequence MNRKEEYLQLMDELNQAPPELAYTVQRAQARLRTHKRLRRFLGVPVGSALAFFLSFTLLVNLLPTFAYACGRVPVLRELAKAVAWSASLSAAVEHEYVQPIEQEQTENNVTARVEYVIVDQKQLIIFYSLDSGLYEHLEIMPELRSLGGESMDGFSLMYGNYGVPNGELNYLTADFADSMPDGVQLTMQVADYSHEVDYEEPEESGILTQPEHEEMEYVAEFTFSLHFDSYYTAQGERITVDQDFRVDGQTLTLQEAEIYPTHIRLNFTDDPENTAWLKDLEFYLENEKGQRFEPVSNGVTATGTADSPMMDSFRVESSFFANSEHLTLHITGAKWLDKEREKVELNLRECTAEFLPQGVEFIRSEEMKNGWILTFRAPKQKESAFYQLWSQTFYDAQGRSYDIRSWSTGIDPEGGEDTFSQEIPLVDCTEDFVWLEPAFTRMETFAQPVTVEIR, from the coding sequence ATGAACCGAAAAGAGGAATATTTGCAGCTGATGGATGAACTGAACCAGGCCCCGCCGGAGCTTGCCTACACGGTGCAGCGGGCCCAGGCCCGCCTGCGGACCCACAAACGGCTGCGCAGATTCTTGGGCGTCCCGGTGGGCAGCGCCCTGGCGTTCTTTTTAAGCTTTACGCTCTTGGTGAACCTGCTGCCCACCTTTGCCTACGCCTGCGGCAGGGTGCCGGTGCTGCGGGAGCTGGCCAAGGCCGTGGCCTGGTCCGCTTCCCTCAGCGCGGCGGTGGAACATGAATATGTGCAGCCCATTGAGCAGGAGCAGACGGAAAACAACGTCACCGCCCGTGTGGAGTACGTCATCGTGGATCAAAAGCAGCTGATCATCTTTTACAGTTTAGACTCCGGGCTATATGAACATCTGGAGATCATGCCGGAGCTCCGCAGCCTGGGTGGCGAGTCCATGGATGGCTTCAGCCTGATGTACGGCAACTACGGCGTCCCCAACGGGGAGCTCAACTACCTGACGGCGGACTTTGCGGACAGCATGCCGGACGGTGTGCAGCTGACCATGCAGGTGGCGGATTACAGCCATGAAGTGGACTACGAGGAACCCGAAGAGAGCGGCATCCTGACACAGCCTGAGCATGAGGAGATGGAGTATGTGGCGGAGTTCACCTTCTCCCTTCATTTTGACTCCTACTATACGGCTCAAGGGGAGCGGATCACCGTGGATCAGGACTTCCGGGTGGACGGCCAGACGCTGACCCTTCAGGAAGCTGAGATCTATCCCACCCATATCCGGCTGAATTTCACGGATGATCCGGAAAACACGGCTTGGCTCAAGGATTTGGAGTTCTATCTGGAAAATGAGAAGGGTCAGCGTTTTGAGCCTGTTTCCAACGGAGTGACCGCCACCGGAACGGCGGACTCCCCCATGATGGACTCCTTCCGGGTGGAGAGCAGCTTTTTTGCAAACAGCGAACATCTGACGCTGCACATCACCGGGGCCAAGTGGCTGGATAAGGAGCGGGAGAAGGTAGAGCTGAACCTGAGGGAGTGCACGGCGGAGTTCCTGCCTCAGGGCGTGGAATTCATCCGGTCGGAGGAGATGAAAAACGGCTGGATTTTGACGTTCCGGGCGCCGAAGCAAAAGGAAAGTGCATTCTACCAGCTCTGGAGCCAGACCTTCTATGACGCCCAGGGACGTTCGTATGATATCCGCTCCTGGAGCACCGGGATCGACCCGGAGGGCGGGGAGGACACCTTCAGCCAGGAGATTCCCCTGGTGGACTGCACGGAGGATTTTGTTTGGTTGGAGCCTGCCTTCACCAGGATGGAGACGTTTGCCCAGCCGGTTACGGTGGAGATTCGATAG
- the ruvC gene encoding crossover junction endodeoxyribonuclease RuvC: protein MLILGIDPGIATIGFGLVASGRGQVKMIRYGVITTPAGIPLSKRLFQIESDMETLIGQLHPDAISVEELFFNNNITTGIAVAHGRGVILYAAEKCGVPLFEYTPSQVKQAVVGYGKAEKRQVMDMTRRLLKLDAVPRPDDAADALALAICHARSATSLLQQNPEAKSTV, encoded by the coding sequence ATGCTGATTTTGGGCATTGATCCCGGCATTGCCACCATTGGGTTTGGTTTGGTGGCATCGGGCAGGGGACAGGTAAAGATGATACGCTATGGCGTGATCACCACGCCGGCCGGGATTCCGCTTTCCAAGCGCCTTTTTCAGATCGAGTCAGACATGGAGACGCTGATCGGCCAGCTGCACCCGGACGCCATCTCTGTGGAAGAGCTGTTTTTCAACAACAACATCACCACCGGAATCGCCGTGGCCCATGGCCGCGGCGTGATCCTGTACGCAGCGGAAAAGTGCGGTGTGCCTCTTTTTGAGTATACGCCCTCCCAGGTCAAGCAGGCGGTGGTGGGATACGGTAAGGCGGAAAAGCGCCAGGTGATGGATATGACCCGCCGGCTGCTGAAGTTAGACGCGGTCCCCCGGCCGGACGACGCGGCCGACGCGCTGGCGCTGGCCATCTGCCACGCCCGCAGCGCCACGTCTCTTTTGCAGCAGAACCCGGAGGCAAAGTCCACGGTTTAA
- the ruvA gene encoding Holliday junction branch migration protein RuvA produces MFYYLDGTVAELQPYLAVIDCGGVGYACMTTNNTLSALKKGQRARLYTYLHVGENVFGLYGFQTQSELNSFKMLIGVSGVGPKAALAILSVGTPETLAMAIVTGDEKALTVAPGIGKKIAQRIILELKDKIAKEQSAVPMGGVSAGAFSTKATEAAAALAVLGYSSQEVSAAMKGIDAESLPLEEIIRACLKKMVK; encoded by the coding sequence ATGTTTTATTATTTGGATGGCACGGTGGCGGAGCTGCAGCCCTACTTAGCGGTGATCGACTGCGGTGGGGTGGGGTACGCCTGCATGACCACCAACAATACCCTCTCCGCACTGAAAAAGGGCCAGAGGGCCCGGCTCTACACCTACCTCCATGTGGGGGAGAATGTGTTCGGCCTCTATGGCTTTCAGACCCAGAGTGAGCTGAACAGCTTCAAAATGCTCATCGGCGTCTCCGGGGTGGGACCCAAGGCGGCATTGGCCATCTTGTCGGTGGGCACGCCTGAGACACTTGCCATGGCCATCGTTACCGGCGACGAAAAGGCGCTGACCGTGGCCCCGGGGATCGGCAAAAAAATTGCCCAGCGCATCATCCTGGAGCTGAAGGATAAGATCGCAAAAGAGCAGTCCGCTGTACCCATGGGAGGGGTGAGCGCGGGTGCCTTTTCCACCAAGGCGACGGAGGCTGCGGCGGCTCTCGCGGTGCTGGGCTATTCCAGCCAGGAGGTTTCCGCGGCCATGAAGGGGATCGATGCGGAATCCCTTCCGCTGGAAGAGATCATTCGGGCCTGTCTCAAGAAAATGGTGAAGTGA
- the ruvB gene encoding Holliday junction branch migration DNA helicase RuvB, which translates to MSIDFGNDIYEEPLVTTSFLQEDASEGSLRPKSLKEYIGQEKAKENLSVFIEAARRRTESLDHVLLHGPPGLGKTTLAGIIAAEMGVNIRITSGPAIEKPGDLAALLTNLNENDILFVDEIHRLNRSVEEILYPAMEDFAIDIIVGKGPSANSIRLDLPKFTLIGATTRAGQLSAPLRDRFGVTLRLELYTPEELTQIVTRSAGILNVPIQPEGALEIARRSRGTPRIANRMLRRVRDFAEVRANGTITREVADLALSALEIDYLGLDPIDRRMLRAIMENYGGGPVGLETLAATIGEESITLEDVYEPYLMQLGFLTRTPRGRCVTQKAYQHLHVPIPGGAAPASPMDQLTLGS; encoded by the coding sequence TTGAGCATTGACTTTGGGAACGATATCTACGAAGAGCCGCTGGTCACCACCTCCTTTTTGCAGGAGGATGCCAGCGAGGGGTCTTTGCGCCCCAAAAGCTTAAAAGAATACATCGGCCAGGAGAAGGCCAAGGAGAACCTCTCCGTCTTTATCGAGGCGGCCCGCCGGCGCACAGAGTCCCTGGACCATGTGCTGCTCCACGGCCCGCCCGGACTGGGCAAGACCACCCTTGCCGGCATCATCGCGGCGGAGATGGGCGTCAACATCCGCATCACCTCCGGACCTGCCATCGAAAAGCCCGGAGACCTGGCTGCGCTTTTGACCAATCTGAATGAAAACGACATCCTCTTTGTGGATGAAATCCACCGGCTGAACCGGTCGGTGGAGGAAATCCTGTATCCCGCTATGGAGGATTTTGCCATCGACATCATCGTGGGGAAGGGCCCCTCGGCCAACTCCATCCGGCTGGACCTTCCTAAGTTCACGCTGATCGGCGCCACCACCCGGGCAGGCCAGCTCTCCGCGCCGCTGCGGGACCGCTTCGGCGTCACGCTGCGGCTGGAGCTCTACACGCCGGAGGAGCTGACCCAGATCGTAACGCGCAGCGCCGGGATTTTAAATGTGCCCATCCAGCCGGAGGGCGCGCTGGAGATTGCCCGGCGCTCCCGGGGGACGCCCCGCATCGCCAACCGGATGCTGCGCCGGGTCCGGGATTTTGCCGAGGTGCGGGCCAACGGCACCATCACCAGGGAGGTGGCGGACCTGGCCCTTTCCGCGCTGGAGATCGACTATCTGGGGCTGGACCCCATTGACCGGCGGATGCTGCGCGCCATTATGGAAAACTACGGCGGCGGCCCGGTTGGCCTGGAGACGCTGGCCGCCACCATCGGCGAGGAATCCATCACCCTGGAGGATGTCTACGAGCCCTATCTGATGCAGCTGGGCTTTCTCACCAGGACGCCCAGGGGCCGCTGCGTGACCCAAAAGGCCTATCAGCATCTCCATGTCCCCATCCCCGGCGGCGCCGCGCCCGCGTCGCCCATGGACCAGTTGACGCTGGGGTCATGA
- a CDS encoding AAA family ATPase, with translation MNFLAQIKLRKELPEDSYLLSLAPVRYLMEGHVLSFDRPVTFFVGENGTGKSTLLEAIAVSCGFNAEGGTRNFRFSTNDTHSVLGEYLTPARRSYPKDGFFLRAESFYNVATNIDQMDAEFSFGPRLIDSYGGVSLHRQSHGESFLALVQNRFRGNGLYLLDEPEAALSPSKLLVLLAEMHRLVEAGSQFVIATHSPILMAYPGAQLYEMSSVRPVAYQETEHYQLTRQFLNHPEQMLHYLLEE, from the coding sequence ATGAACTTCCTCGCCCAGATCAAGCTCCGGAAGGAACTGCCGGAGGACTCCTACCTGCTAAGCCTTGCACCGGTGCGTTATCTGATGGAGGGCCATGTGTTGTCCTTTGATCGCCCCGTGACCTTTTTCGTGGGGGAGAACGGTACAGGCAAGTCCACCCTCCTGGAGGCCATCGCCGTATCCTGCGGCTTCAACGCCGAAGGCGGAACCCGGAATTTTCGTTTTTCCACCAACGACACCCACTCGGTGTTAGGGGAATACCTGACCCCTGCCCGCAGGAGTTATCCCAAGGATGGGTTTTTCCTCCGGGCGGAGAGCTTTTACAACGTGGCCACCAACATCGACCAGATGGACGCCGAGTTTTCTTTCGGCCCGCGGCTCATCGACAGCTATGGCGGCGTTTCGCTGCACCGCCAGTCCCACGGCGAGAGCTTTTTGGCCCTGGTGCAAAACCGCTTCCGGGGCAATGGGCTCTATCTGCTGGATGAGCCGGAGGCGGCGCTGTCGCCCTCCAAGCTGCTGGTGCTGCTGGCTGAGATGCACCGCCTGGTGGAGGCGGGCTCCCAATTCGTGATTGCCACCCATTCGCCGATCCTGATGGCTTATCCCGGCGCGCAGCTCTATGAGATGAGCAGCGTCCGCCCGGTGGCCTACCAGGAGACGGAGCACTATCAATTGACCAGGCAATTTTTAAATCATCCGGAGCAGATGCTGCATTATCTGCTGGAGGAATAG
- the glmM gene encoding phosphoglucosamine mutase codes for MGKLFGTDGIRGVVGENLTADLAFRVGQAVAVVLAEDLGRRPVITIGKDTRISSDMLESALMAGICSVGGDVKPLGTIPTPAVAFLTVQERSDAGIVISASHNPYEHNGIKVFNGQGYKLPDETELRVEEKVLSAAPMKLRTRQEIGRRHHGMRQLKRDYIDYLASTIESDLGGLKILVDCANGAASATAPELFGRFKAHTDFIHRDPDGININSRCGSTHLEDLCRSVVSGGYDVGVAFDGDADRCLLVDEAGGVIDGDQVIAVCAADMKRKGKLNGNTVVATVMSNLGLHEFCKSSGIELTCTGVGDRNVLEKMLECDYRIGGEQSGHTIFTEFATTGDGELTALQFLQILSACGKSASALTSGCPQYPQVLHNVEVPHSGGVKERIMASGELKEAVAEEEKRLAGAGRILVRASGTEALIRVMVEAKTESEAEKCAMKLVDFIKSLKF; via the coding sequence ATGGGTAAATTATTTGGTACGGACGGAATCCGAGGCGTTGTGGGAGAAAACCTGACTGCCGATCTCGCATTTCGGGTGGGGCAGGCTGTGGCAGTGGTCCTGGCGGAGGACCTGGGCCGCCGCCCGGTCATCACCATTGGCAAGGACACCCGGATCTCTTCCGACATGCTGGAGTCGGCGCTGATGGCCGGCATCTGTTCCGTGGGCGGGGACGTGAAGCCCCTTGGCACCATCCCCACGCCCGCCGTGGCCTTTTTGACGGTACAGGAGCGCTCCGACGCGGGAATCGTGATCTCCGCGTCCCACAACCCCTATGAACACAACGGGATCAAGGTGTTCAACGGCCAGGGGTATAAGCTGCCCGATGAAACCGAGCTGCGGGTGGAGGAGAAAGTGCTCTCCGCAGCGCCCATGAAACTGCGCACCCGTCAGGAAATCGGCCGCCGCCACCACGGTATGCGCCAGCTCAAGCGGGACTATATCGATTACTTGGCCTCCACCATCGAAAGCGACCTGGGAGGCCTGAAGATCTTGGTGGACTGCGCCAACGGCGCCGCCAGCGCCACCGCGCCCGAACTCTTCGGACGCTTTAAGGCCCATACGGATTTCATCCACCGGGACCCGGACGGAATCAACATCAACAGCCGCTGCGGCTCCACCCATCTCGAGGACCTCTGCCGCAGCGTGGTGTCAGGCGGGTACGACGTGGGCGTGGCCTTTGACGGCGATGCGGACCGCTGCCTGCTGGTGGATGAGGCCGGAGGCGTCATCGACGGCGATCAGGTCATTGCCGTGTGCGCCGCGGATATGAAGCGCAAAGGGAAGCTCAACGGGAACACTGTGGTGGCCACGGTGATGTCCAACCTTGGGCTCCATGAGTTCTGCAAAAGCAGCGGCATTGAACTGACCTGCACCGGTGTTGGGGACCGGAACGTGCTGGAAAAGATGCTGGAATGCGACTACCGCATCGGCGGGGAGCAGTCCGGCCACACTATCTTTACCGAGTTTGCAACCACCGGGGACGGGGAGCTGACTGCATTGCAGTTTTTGCAGATTCTCAGCGCCTGCGGGAAGAGCGCCTCGGCGCTCACCTCGGGATGCCCCCAGTACCCTCAGGTCCTGCACAATGTGGAGGTGCCTCACTCCGGCGGCGTAAAAGAGCGGATCATGGCCTCCGGGGAGTTGAAGGAGGCCGTGGCAGAGGAGGAAAAGCGCCTGGCCGGGGCGGGGCGCATCCTGGTGCGCGCCTCCGGCACCGAAGCGCTGATCCGGGTCATGGTGGAGGCAAAAACGGAGTCGGAAGCGGAAAAATGCGCAATGAAACTGGTGGATTTTATAAAATCACTAAAATTTTAA